Within the Barnesiella intestinihominis YIT 11860 genome, the region TCCTCCAATAACCAACGCGGCAACCATTCCGCTTGTCCCTTTAAGTCCGACCGCCACAAGGATAACCGACGCTAAAATCAGTGTCATCAGTGTCATTCCCGAAACGGGGTTCGTTCCCACGATAGCGATAGCATTTGCCGCTACGGTGGTGAACAGGAATGAAATTCCGGCGACTACCAAGAAAGCGACCGTTGCTTGCATGAAATTATTGATAACTCCCAAATAGAAGAATAGGAATGTGATAATCAAGGCGAATACGGCAGCCGAGATGATGAATTTCATAGAGAGGTCTCGTTGTGTGCGGGGGGCTTGATCCTCTATCGCTTCCTTATTTTTCCCCGAAAATTCTTTTGTAGCCAGTCCTACGGCTCCTTTAATGATACCCCAAGAGCGGATAATACCTATCACTCCCGCCATAGCTATACCGCCGATACCTATGTACCGGCCGTAATCGGTAAATATTTGTTCGGGAGCAGCCGCTGCTAATTCGCTACCGGGTATGCTGCCCAGCAGAGGAATGATGACGAACCAAACGAAAAGAGAGCCGGAACAAATAATCAAGCAGTATTTCAAGCCGACAATGTATCCGAGTCCTAACACGGCTGCGCCTGTATTCACTTTAAATACCATTTTCGCTTGGTTGGCGATCTCTGTTCCCCACGGTAAAATGCGGGTGGTAAGCACTTCGCTCCACCAGCCGAACGTCGAGAGGCAAAAATCGTACAGACCACCCACCAATCCTGCCAGAATCAAAGGCTTGGCTTGGTTACCGGCTTTTTCTCCCGAAACAAGTACCTGAGTCGTAGCCGTAGCTTCGGGGAAGGGGTATTTCCCGTGCATATCCGAAACGAAATATTTGCGGAACGGAATGAGAAACAAGATACCCAATATACCGCCTAGCAGTGAACTCATGAATACTTCCATAAAGTTCACGGTCAGTTCGGGGTATTTGGCTTGTAAAATGTATAGAGCCGGCAAAGTGAAGATAGCACCGGCGACAATCACTCCTGAACAGGCTCCGATGGACTGGATAATCACGTTCTCGCCCAATGCGTTTTTCCGTTTAGCGGCTCCCGATAGTCCTACGGCTATTATGGCGATAGGTATGGCGGCCTCGAATACTTGGCCGACTTTCAATCCTAGAAATGCTGCGGCGGCCGAGAAGATAACAGCCATGACAATACCCCACGAGACTGACCATGCATTGACTTCGGGATAGACTTTTTCGGGCGAAAGAATGGGTTTGTATTCTTCGCCCGGTTTTAATTCCCGAAATGCGTTTTCGGGCAAATCGACAGGTTGTTTTTCGTTTGTTTCCATATTATATTTTTATTTTTTGTGTATTGCTTTTTCTTAAAAACGTGGCAAGTTAATAAAAAATGCAAATATAGCCGATAACTTAGGCGGCGTTTTTGATAATTATATTACAAAATGAAAATTTATGCGAGGAAGAAAGTAAAAAAACTTGTACATTTGTTACGGTATAAACACTGAGAAGATGAAAGAAATATTGGATTATTTGTCCCGATTGAGAGAAAACAACAATAGAGAATGGTTTCAAGCTCATAAGGAAGAGTATGATCGGTTGCGTCCTTTGTTTGTTGAGAAAATCCAAGAACTTATACAGCAAATATCGCAGTTCGACGAAGATATCGTGGGGTTGGAGGCTAAGAACTGTATGTATCGCATTTATCGTGATATTCGTTTCTCGCCGGATAAAACTCCGTATAAATCGTATATGTCCGCTTATATAGCGAAGGGTGGCCGTAAAAGTTTGCGTGCCGGGTATTATTTCCATTTCGAACCGGGGAATTGTCTGTTGAGCGGGGGCGTTTGGTGTCCGGAACCCAAATTGTTGAAAGCTCTGCGCCAAGCGGTTTACGATAATTATGACGAGCTGAAAGATATTGTGGAAAACAAAGAGTTTAAATCGTTGTATCGGGACTGGGTAGGGGAAACTTTGAAAATCGTTCCCAGACCGTTTCCACGGGATTGCGAACAAGCCGCATGGCTTAAACGAAAAGATTATGTGGTGGTGAATGTGAAGCCTGATGATTTTTTCGGTTCGCCCGATTGGATCGAAAAAGCGGCTCATGATTTTCACATCATGAAACCGCTGAACGATTTTCTCAATTATACGGTCGATGAAGTTTACGATTTATAGGAAATAGGAAGGGGAGAGGAATTGCCTGACTAAGAAGTTGTTTTAAATTTATAGAGAAATAATATAATCATTGCAAGCAGGTATGTTCCGGCCATATTGCGCCCCTGTCTCGCATCTAGAATCCCTTGATTTTTGTCAATAGCCCGCTATTGACTGCATATCTCGGACTCCAATCTGCTTCAACATAGGGCTCAATCTGTCTCGGAATAAATTTAAAACAGCTTCTAAGGTGGTTCGCTCCTCCTTTTTTCAGTTTAGTTCCACGACCGTAATACCGGCTCCTCCCAACTGGACGTGTTCGTCTTGGAAGTGGGAGACTCCCGATACAGTTTTGAGGTATTGTCTGATGACTTGTCGAAGAACGCCAGTTCCAGTGCCATGCAAAATGCGTACGCGAGTACAACCTACTTGTATGGCATCGTCTATGAAATAGGTAACAGCTTGTAACGCTTCGTCGGCCCGCATGCCTCTCACATCGATTTCTTGCTTGAAATTCAGTTGCTTTTCCCTCATATCGTCGGTTGTTTGCGAACTGATAAAAGTGGCTTTCGAATTTTCTTTTTTGATTTGGTTTTTGCTGACCTTTTCCAAACGGTCGGCTTTGACGGTCGATTTCAGCAGTCCGAAAGCGACGGTAATTTCATTACCGTTGACGGAAAGGACTTCACCCACAGAATTTTGGCCTTTCAAGCGAACGGAGTCGCCTTTCATTAAAACGGTGTGAGTGGTAGGTTGTAGATTGCTTTCTTCTCTTTTTTGTTGTTTCCGTTTTTTCCGGTCGTTGATCTGTTTGAGTTTTTTACTGATTTTGTCGTCGACGGTCGGGGTTTCTTCCAATTCGGTTTTGAATTGTTCGAATTTCTGCCGGGCTATGCGGGTTTTTTCTTTCTCTGCTTGCGCCTCTTTAATTTCCCGTATCGTGTTTTCGATACGTGCATTGGCTTCTGCGAGAAGTTGAGCGGCATCTCCTTTCGCCTGTTTTAACAGTTCTTTGCGTTGTTTTTCCAAAGCGATCAAATCGGCTTCATACCGGGCAGTTAGTTCTTCGAGTTTTTTCTCCCGTTGGCGTATGTTCTGACGTTTACTTTCCCAGTAGCGTTTGTCCCGAACGATGTCTTGCAAATATTTATCCATATCTATGTATGCCGAACCTACTTTTTCTGATGCGGCAGCGATTACTTCTTCGGGAAGTCCTATCTTACGGGCGATTTCAATGGCGAACGAACTCCCCGGATTGCCAATGGATAGTTTGAACAAGGGTTGCATCAGATGGCGGTCATAAAGCATGGCTCCGTTTATGATTCCTTCTGAATCTTCGGCAAAGTGTTTCAAGTTTTGATAGTGGGTCGTGATGATTCCATAGGCATGTTTTTGGTTGAATCGGTCCAATAATGCTTCTGCTATGGCTCCTCCGATTTGCGGTTCGGTTCCCCCGCCGAATTCATCGATAAGTAAAAGGCTGTTCTCATTCGCATTACGTACGAAATACTTCATGTGTGTGAGGTGAGAACTATATGTACTCAAATCGTCTTCGATAGATTGCTCATCGCCGATATCGATAAATATATCCTTGAATATGCCGGTTCGGGAATTGTCGTGCATGGGAACCAACAGTCCGCATTGCAACATATATTGTAAAAGCCCGACGGTTTTGAGACAGACCGATTTTCCTCCGGCATTCGGGCCGGAGATAAGCAGTATTCTGTTCTTTTCGTCTAACGTCAAATCGAGTGGTACGATTGTTTTCCCTTGCCGTTTCAACGATAGGTAAAGCAAGGGGTGTACGGCGTGAAACCATTCGATTTGCCGAGTATTTTCAAAAGTGGGTAAGACTCCGCCTATTTCCTCGGCAAAGAGGGCTTTCGCCCGAATAAAGTCGATTTCGGCGAGGAATTCATAGGAGTAGATGATTTCATCGATAGCCGGACGAAGTTCGTCGGTAAACGATGTTAAAATACGTGTGATTTCTCGACGTTCTTCGTTTTCGAGTTCCCTAACTCGATTGTTCGCTTCCACAACTTCGGCAGGTTCGATGAATATGGTCTTTCCGCTAGCCGATTCGTCGTGTACGATACCCCTGATTTTTCGTTTGTACGAAGGTGCTACTGGTATTACCAAGCGTCCGTCTCGCATAGTGGGGCTGACTTCTTTATCTACGAATCCTTCACTCTGGGCAGTCCTCAGTATTGCATTCAGGCTTCGGGATATACCAGATAACGTGGAGGATATATTACTGCGAATGTGAGCCAGTTGGGGGGAGGCATTGTCTTTGATATGTCCGAACTTATCGAGAATGAGATCGATTCGTTTGATTAAATCGGGAAAAGAACTTATCTCTTTCGACAGTTTATATAGATAAGGGTATTTGATTTCTTCCTCTTCTCCGGGATATAAAAATCGGATAATGCGTTGTATGGTGTCGAGCGACCTCCGCAGGTCGAATAATTCGGTTTCTTCCAAAAAGGTTCCTTCTATACGAACTCGTTTTATCGACGGTCGTACATCGAAAAAGAAATCGGCGGGAAAGTCATCGGCATTTTCAAGAATGCGTACAAATTCCCATGTTTGATTCAGTTGTTCCCGTATGGATTCGTAACCGGTAGAAAACGTCATTCTATCGGTATAATCGATACCCAATGTGCTGAGACATTTTTCTTTAATGAGCGATCGAATTTGGTCGAATCCTATTTTTTGTTCGAAATTTTGTGGATATATCACGCTTTATGATTTATAAAACGTTGCAAATGTAATAAAAAGACAGATGATATACATTATTTATCGTTGAACAATACATGTGATTCGGGTGTATTATGAATAACTAAAATAAAAATTATGGAAGCTGTGAATAGTGTTTATAAAGAAGTGAAGAAAATGTTTCAGACGGCGGTTCCACCGTATGTCGCTACCGTTAACGACGATTATCATTATGAAGTTTGGGCTATAAAGAAGCAGGCAGGGGAATCCCAAGTTTCGGAAGAATTATTGGGGTATGTAGCCAAGCATGAAGACAGTGTCACTGTGGGATTTAACAATAAACTCGGTGAAAAGATAAGAAAAGAGGCCTTTTCGTCGCTTTTATTGGCTAAAATGAATATTCATGGAAGAATCCGTATTCATCGTATGACGCATCAGTTACACATCGATTTACAGAATGCGATAGATAATTTAATGCGATATTATACAGAGATGAACTGGATTTGATGAAGGACTATGGTTATTTCACTTTTCTTGTATGTTGCCATATCATTTTTTTTGAATAGAAGTTTCGTGCATGGGAAAAGTAAAATGGACGGTTGGGTTTGGTATGAAAAATACTCGTTCATTTTGTCCTTCTCTTAGCTTTTCGTATATTTGCGCACTTATAAATAATGCGCATTTATGACACAGATTGAAACTAACAATGAGATAGAAGACAAGAAAAGTCTTAATTTCATAGAACAGATAGTTGAATCCGATTTGAAAGCCGGAAAGAATGGCGGCCGTTTGAATACGCGTTTCCCGCCAGAGCCTAACGGTTATCTGCATATAGGGCATGCGAAAGCGATCTGTATGGATTTCGGAATTGCCGAAAAGTTCGGAGGTACATGTAATTTGCGATTTGACGATACCAACCCGGTGAAGGAGGACGTAGAATATGTAGACTCCATAATGGAAGATATTCATTGGTTGGGGTTCGATTGGGGAGACCGGTTGTATTATGCATCCGATTACTTTCCCAAGTTATGGGACTTGGCCATTCGTTTAATCAAGGAGGGTAAAGCTTATGTCGACGAACAATCTTCGGAAGAGATAGCCCGCCAAAAGGGTACTCCTACACAGCCGGGAATAGAAAGCCCTTATCGGAATAGAAGCGTAGAGGAAAATCTCGATTTGTTCGAGCGAATGAATAAGGGCGAATTCGAGGAAGGTCGTTTTGTCTTACGTGCGAAAATAGACATGGCTTCTCCCAATATGCACTTCCGCGATCCTATCATGTACCGTATTATCAAGCATCCTCATCATCGTACCGGAACGAAATGGAA harbors:
- a CDS encoding OPT family oligopeptide transporter encodes the protein METNEKQPVDLPENAFRELKPGEEYKPILSPEKVYPEVNAWSVSWGIVMAVIFSAAAAFLGLKVGQVFEAAIPIAIIAVGLSGAAKRKNALGENVIIQSIGACSGVIVAGAIFTLPALYILQAKYPELTVNFMEVFMSSLLGGILGILFLIPFRKYFVSDMHGKYPFPEATATTQVLVSGEKAGNQAKPLILAGLVGGLYDFCLSTFGWWSEVLTTRILPWGTEIANQAKMVFKVNTGAAVLGLGYIVGLKYCLIICSGSLFVWFVIIPLLGSIPGSELAAAAPEQIFTDYGRYIGIGGIAMAGVIGIIRSWGIIKGAVGLATKEFSGKNKEAIEDQAPRTQRDLSMKFIISAAVFALIITFLFFYLGVINNFMQATVAFLVVAGISFLFTTVAANAIAIVGTNPVSGMTLMTLILASVILVAVGLKGTSGMVAALVIGGVVCTALSMAGGFITDLKIGYWIGSTPRKQETWKFLGTLVSAATVGGVILILNKSYGFSGENALVAPQANAMAAVIEPLMMGQGAPWLLYGIGAILAVLLTWLNVPALAFALGMFIPLELNTPLVIGGLISWYVGSRSKDTALNKARLDKGTLLASGFIAGGALMGVVSAGMKFAGFEYTHDLSEATLQTVGLIMYLLLIAFLTISSMKAKKQD
- a CDS encoding DUF2461 domain-containing protein — protein: MKEILDYLSRLRENNNREWFQAHKEEYDRLRPLFVEKIQELIQQISQFDEDIVGLEAKNCMYRIYRDIRFSPDKTPYKSYMSAYIAKGGRKSLRAGYYFHFEPGNCLLSGGVWCPEPKLLKALRQAVYDNYDELKDIVENKEFKSLYRDWVGETLKIVPRPFPRDCEQAAWLKRKDYVVVNVKPDDFFGSPDWIEKAAHDFHIMKPLNDFLNYTVDEVYDL
- a CDS encoding endonuclease MutS2 — protein: MIYPQNFEQKIGFDQIRSLIKEKCLSTLGIDYTDRMTFSTGYESIREQLNQTWEFVRILENADDFPADFFFDVRPSIKRVRIEGTFLEETELFDLRRSLDTIQRIIRFLYPGEEEEIKYPYLYKLSKEISSFPDLIKRIDLILDKFGHIKDNASPQLAHIRSNISSTLSGISRSLNAILRTAQSEGFVDKEVSPTMRDGRLVIPVAPSYKRKIRGIVHDESASGKTIFIEPAEVVEANNRVRELENEERREITRILTSFTDELRPAIDEIIYSYEFLAEIDFIRAKALFAEEIGGVLPTFENTRQIEWFHAVHPLLYLSLKRQGKTIVPLDLTLDEKNRILLISGPNAGGKSVCLKTVGLLQYMLQCGLLVPMHDNSRTGIFKDIFIDIGDEQSIEDDLSTYSSHLTHMKYFVRNANENSLLLIDEFGGGTEPQIGGAIAEALLDRFNQKHAYGIITTHYQNLKHFAEDSEGIINGAMLYDRHLMQPLFKLSIGNPGSSFAIEIARKIGLPEEVIAAASEKVGSAYIDMDKYLQDIVRDKRYWESKRQNIRQREKKLEELTARYEADLIALEKQRKELLKQAKGDAAQLLAEANARIENTIREIKEAQAEKEKTRIARQKFEQFKTELEETPTVDDKISKKLKQINDRKKRKQQKREESNLQPTTHTVLMKGDSVRLKGQNSVGEVLSVNGNEITVAFGLLKSTVKADRLEKVSKNQIKKENSKATFISSQTTDDMREKQLNFKQEIDVRGMRADEALQAVTYFIDDAIQVGCTRVRILHGTGTGVLRQVIRQYLKTVSGVSHFQDEHVQLGGAGITVVELN